In the Rhodoferax fermentans genome, GCGCACATTGACTTTCATCAGGCCACGGACCGCGTCAAATTCAAGCGCATCGCCCACATACAGGCTGCGGCCCGACTCGGAGTATCCGCGCAGGTAATTCTGCGTTTCTTCGGGCGTGTGGCGCTGGAAAAAGCCGCTGGTGTAACCGCGGTTGGCCAGCCCTTCGAGCTGCCCCAGCAAGGCCGGGTCGAGCTCGCGGCCAGCCACCGCGTCGTCGATGGCGCGGCGGTAACTCTGCACCGTGCGCGCCACGTAATACGGGCTTTTGGTGCGGCCTTCGATCTTGAGTGAATCGACACCAATCTCGACCAGGCGTTTGACGTGTTCGATGGCGCGCAGGTCCTTGCTGTTCATCACATAGGTGCCGTGTTCGTCCTCTTCGATCGGCATGTAGCTGCCTTCGCGCTGGCTCTCTTCGATCATGTAGACCTGATCGGCTGCCGGTGAACGCTCTATCGCGCCTTGTTCACGCTCTTGTGCGGCTTGCTGGGTCAACACGTCACCGGACGCATCGACCACCCCTTTTTGCGTTTTGTAGTCCCAGCGGCAAGAATTGGTGCAGCTGCCCTGGTTCGCGTCGCGGTGGTTGAAATAGCCAGAGAGCAAACAGCGGCCCGAGTAGGCGATACACAGCGCACCGTGCACAAAGACCTCGAGCTCCATATCGGGGCAAGCCTGGCGGATTTCTTCCACCTGATCGAGTGACAACTCACGCGACAGGATGATGCGTTTCAGGCCCACCTTTTGCCAGAACTTGACGGCCGCAGAGTTGACGGTGTTGGATTGCACCGAGAGGTGAATCTCCATCTCGGGCCAGGTTTCGCGCACCATCATGATCAGGCCGGGGTCGGACATGATCATTGCGTCGGGCTTCAAGGCGATCACTGGCGCCATGTTGTCGATGTAGTGCCGGATCTTGTTGCCGTGCGGGAAGATGTTGCTCACCAGAAAGAACCTGGCGCCCTTGTCATGCGCGGTGTCGATGCCTTGTTTCAAGACCTCGATGTCACCAAAGTCGTTGTTGCGCACGCGCAAGGAATAACGTGGCTGGCCAGCGTAGATGGCGGTGGCACCAAAGTCCAGCGCCGTTTCCAGCATGGCAAGCGAGCCGGCCGGGGCCAGCAATTCGGGGATTTTCATGGTCAAACACTCGCTCAAAAGGTGTGGGGGCCTGGTGCCTGCCGGGCGTCGTCAGCTCTCATAAAAAGAGCAGTTTACCCAACAAGAATAAAGGCCAGAGCCCAATTTGTCATCAATAGTTCAGCGCCAGACGAGGTGGCCGCCCCGCGAGTCAAGCCTGTGCGGCAATCGGCGACAGGCTGTGCACCACGTCACCACACTGGGCGCGGTGGCGCAGTGCGTGGTCCATCACCACCAGGGCCAGCATGGATTCGAGTATCGGTGTGGCACGAATGCCCACACAGGGGTCGTGACGCCCTTTGGTGATCACTTCTGTGCTTTGCCCGGTGGTGTCAATGGACTCGCGGGGCGTCAGGATCGAGCTGGTGGGTTTGATCGCCACCGAGACCTCCAGGTCCTGCCCGCTGCTGATGCCACCCAGGGTGCCACCGGCGTTGTTGCCTTTAAAACCAGCGGGTGAAAGTGAATCACCATGGCTGCTACCCAACTGGGCCACACTCGCAAAACCAGCGCCAATCTCCACACCTTTGACCGCGTTGATGCCCATCATGGCGTAAGCAATGTCGGCATCCATCTTGTCAAACAGCGGCTCGCCCAGGCCAACCGGCACGTTCGAGGCACTCACTCGCAACCTGGCGCCGCAGGAGTCACCCCGCTTGCGCAAGGCCGCCATGTAGTCTTCCAGTGCGGAGACATCGGCCACCGGGGCAAAAAACGGATTCTTGGACACAAACTCCCAGGACTCGAAGGCGATTGGCAATTCACCCACCTGAGTCATGCAACCGCGGAACGTGGTGCCGTATTTCTCAGCCAGCCACTTCTTGGCCACCGCGCCGGCGGCCACCATCGGTGCCGTCAGGCGCGCGCTGCTGCGGCCACCACCACGCGGGTCGCGGATGCCGTATTTCTGGAAATAAGCGTAGTCGGCATGGCCGGGGCGAAAGGTCTGAACGATGTTGCCGTAGTCCTTGCTGCGCTGGTCGGTGTTTTTGATCAGCAGGCAGATTGGTGTGCCGGTGGTTTTGCCTTCAAACACGCCAGACAGGATTTCGACCGTGTCGGGCTCGTTGCGCTGGGTGACAAATTGGCTGGTGCCGGGGCGACGCCGGTCCAGGTCGGGCTGGATGTCGGCCTCACTCAGGGCCAAACCGGGCGGGCAGCCGTCAATCACACAGCCAATGGCCGGGCCGTGGGATTCACCAAAGTTGGTGACTGCGAAAAGTTGTCCGAAAGTGTTACCGCTCATGGGCGGCATTATCCCAGAGCGGCCGGGCCGGGCGCGCCAAGCGCCAGAAAACTACAGCTTGGGGCCGTCGTCCGGGTTTTCACCTTCGGGCCAGTCGTGGATGTAGGCCTTGAGCATCTTGTTCTCGAAGTTCTGGCTGTCGACCACGGCGCGGGCCACATCGTGGAAGCTGATCACCCCCATGAGCATGTGGTTGTCCATCACCGGCATGTAGCGCGCGTGGCGATCCAGCATCATGCGGCGCACCTCGTCCATGTCGGTCTGGGTGGTGCAGGTCAGCGGTGCGTCGTCCATCGCGGTGCGCACGATGGTGGTGCCAATGCTGCCACCGGTCTTGACCAGGATCTGGGTGAGTTCACGCACGGTGAGCATGCCCACCAGGTCACCATGTTCCATCACCACCAGCGAACCGATGTCACGCTCCGCCATCAGCGCCAGCGCCTGGATCAGCGGCTCGGACGGTGACACCGTGTACAAGGTGTTGCCTTTGATACGCAGGATGTCGGCGACTTTCATGGTGTTTCTGCTCTCATAAAGGTTGATGGATGACCAGCGCGCCATCTTAATGGCAAACCCGCCAGATTCAAGCCCCCCGGCGCTGCACCTGCCGGACCTGGCCCCAGATCACACGCAGGCTCGGGCCCGGTGGTCGCCAGGTGGCGGGCACAAAAAAAAGCGCCTGTCGCACCGACTGGCCCGTGGGGCCCCATCCGATGCGCCAAGCGCCGCAGCCACGAAGGGCTGTGTCAACCGGGTGTCAATTCACCCGGCCAGGGCGTGATCAGTAGCTGTAACGCACACCCAGAGAGGTCACGTCCACACGTTCCTTGTTGTCACCCGCGAACTTGAGGTCATGGGATTCGTATTGCAGCAAGATCGACCACTTGGGCGTGAAGGCGTATTCCGCGCCCACGCCATAGTTCACACCAAAGCCATGTTCAGAACCGGTCTGAATACCTGAGAACCCGTTGGCCGAGGTGTCGGTGTCACTGTAGGTGGTACCGATCTTGCCCAGCAGGTTAAACGACGGCGACACCGGGAACTTGCCCACCAGGCTCAGGCTGATGCCCCGGGCCTTGGTGCTGCCACCTGCGCGGCTGATTTGGCCGAAGTCGGTGTAACCCAGCTCCATACCCACGTTCTCATTGAAATAGCTGCCGATGTGGGCGCTGTAGGCGTTGTCGCTGTCGTCTTTGTCCCAGATGCCAACACCATCACTGAGCGAGTAGTCGGACTTGCCGGCATTGAAGTCAAAGTAGCTGCCACCCGCGCGGTAATACGGTGCGGCGTTGGTGTTGTTGCTGGTGCTTTGGGCTTGCGCCACACCAACCAGGGTGAAAGAGGCGGCAACAGCCAGCAGGCCGGCGGTGAGACGGAGAGTTTTGTGCATGAGAGGTCCTTTGCGTTACGTGGACACCCTGGCTCAATACCAGGGCGCTGGCGTCACAAACAAGGCTTGTCTGTAAACGTTGGTCAAGCTTAGCCAGCCAACAACGCGGGGTCTGTTCGCTTGCACACACAGACGGGTAATAACACACCGCGCCAGACATCTCAACTTTGATAGCACATGGCGCAGAGGAGATAAGGGCTACAAGCCTATTCGCCATCCATGCCCGGCCTGGCGGCCGCTCAACTCACACGTCGGTACAAAGGATCACAACCGATGGTGCCCACCAGGCTCTCCAGATACGCCTTGGAGCTGACGGTAGCGAGCATGTCCTTGGCATCGTCCAGCTGCGCCCGAATCTTCATTTCTTCCACCAGCTGCGCGTTCTTGGGGTCAGCCATGAAGTCCTTCAGGTAGGCCATCTGTTGTGTGTAAAACGCGATGTCTTTGTCCTGTTTCAAGACCAAACGCGCCTTGTACCAGTCGCTGTCAACAACAGCTTGCCGGTCAAACAGTTTGCGCAGTTCGGGGTCGCTGATGTCCTGGCCCTCAAAATGCCCATAGGCCATCACATGCAGCAAGACTTTCAGGGGGGGTATGGCGGCCTCGATGCTGCCATCCTCGAAATAACTCAGGGCGACTTTTTGCTGGGCCTCCACAATGTTGTTGATGCCATCCACATAGTCTTCCAGACCTTGCAGCTCTGGTTTCAACATTTTTTCGTTGAAAACAGCTTGTGGCTCATCGAACAATCTGTTCAGGCACATCAAAGAGAAGCGCTCGGTGATCCTGTAACCCAGACGACTGGCCAATACCTTTTTGCCCTGGTACTCAAAATCATCGATCTTCTCAAGACAGCCGTTTTGAATGAGGTTTTTGGGATCGCGGTCACTTTCTGCCAAGCGCGCCCAGATTTCGGGAATCAACAAACTGATATCGTGATCAACCCTGTTTTGCGCGCCCACATAACCTGCAGCGGTACTGAAGGCATTGGCGTCCGTCAGGATATGCGACAACAAGGCATTGTTGAGGTCGGTGGTGGGCGTCAACATATTGAACGGCCCCTTTGTCAAGGCGCCCTCAGAACCCGCTCCAGTGGTCGAAGGTGACTTGCCTGTCAGGCTGCAAATAAAGTCCATGAACAGTTCAGGGGCTTCCTGGTAATGGATGGGGTTGTAAACCGCCAGCGGACGAATACCCGCCTTCTTGTCCACCGGATTGTTTCTGCGTCCCGGCAAGACAGCATTGACAACAGGAATAAAAGGATCATCGGATTTCATTTTCCGGTAGAGACGTGTGCCGATCTCGCCCAGATAACTGGCTTCTGTTTCCTGGATGAAGATATTGCGCTCCAGATAACGCGGATTTTTTGTTGGTTTGCCATCCACAATGCGCGTGTGGGATGGCAGGCAAAAGTATTCCTCATCATTTGGGCTGTTGACAATGTCCAATATCAGGTCTTTGACAGGCTGGGTGTATTTGTCGAAGTTGACGGTGTCTTCGTAAATGTCGATCGCATCCTGTTTTCTCAAGAGCTCAAAATTGGTCAGGAAGGTGTTGTTCGACACAATGTCGCGTTCAGCACCTTTGTCATACCCCCTCACAATGGCTTCGTCAGGCCGCTGAAACAGGTAACTTTCACAGTTGGCCACCACTTTGAGGCTTCGGTTGGTGTACTCGGGATTGAGCTTCTTGAATTGGCTCCGGGGCAGCGTGATGGAAGCCGAGATGTCATCTTCCATCTGGATTTTTTCGCTGGCAGAAAAGTCGGAGCGCAATTTGTTCAACAGCCAATTGCCTTTTTGGCTGAAGCCGATCCGGACATAACTCCCCACCACCGGATTGGTAAAGTATTTGAGACCGGTGCCATTTTTGCCATTGATCACATCAACGGACATGCACTCTTTCCAGTTCAGGTTGTTGCCATCCTGACGGTACAGGCGTTTGACAAACAGCACCAGCGAGCGGATATGAACCGGGATGTTTCTGACAAAGTTGTTGTACTCGTCGGTATACACATCCAATGGCTGCAACAAGCGCACAGCAGCGCCCAATGTTCTCTTCGGACTGAGGAAAGATTCTGAGGGCGGCAAGCTGGGGTCGTAATTTTTCCAGCGTTTTGAATAATCGTATTCGATGATTTCATCTGCCTTCTTGAAATCCTCGTCAATGTCGATGATGTTGAACTCGCTGTACGTGATCGCGTTCAACATGGACTTCGATATCTCGGATTTGCCACCACCCGACACCGTACAGGGCTTATGGCAGAAAACCCCTTCAGGAGAGGTATTCACAATGCGCCACAAGGCAATGGCCTTGTGTTTTTCTAACCTGAACTTGTTACCCGTTGGGTGGACATAGGTTTTATTCGGCGACAACACCAGCTTCTGTTCAAGCCCCTCATACATCCAGGTGATGCTGTTTGTGTTGGTGTTGATGTAGGCGTTTTCGGGGATGTATATCAGGTTGGGGTATTTTTTGTCGACCGCATAGTTGCCCGACTTCACCTCGATACGCTCGCCCAGAAGTGATTTCGCCTCTTCAAAAGAATACACATTGCCGAATTTTTTTGAGAACCCGCTGCCATCCACGATGTCACCCATGACACCTTTCGGGTAAGCAATGGCACCGCCGGAATGTTCTTCCTCCACCAGGCCATACAAGTTGGCCGCGTAGCTGATCTGGGTTTTGATTTCTTT is a window encoding:
- the yegQ gene encoding tRNA 5-hydroxyuridine modification protein YegQ: MKIPELLAPAGSLAMLETALDFGATAIYAGQPRYSLRVRNNDFGDIEVLKQGIDTAHDKGARFFLVSNIFPHGNKIRHYIDNMAPVIALKPDAMIMSDPGLIMMVRETWPEMEIHLSVQSNTVNSAAVKFWQKVGLKRIILSRELSLDQVEEIRQACPDMELEVFVHGALCIAYSGRCLLSGYFNHRDANQGSCTNSCRWDYKTQKGVVDASGDVLTQQAAQEREQGAIERSPAADQVYMIEESQREGSYMPIEEDEHGTYVMNSKDLRAIEHVKRLVEIGVDSLKIEGRTKSPYYVARTVQSYRRAIDDAVAGRELDPALLGQLEGLANRGYTSGFFQRHTPEETQNYLRGYSESGRSLYVGDALEFDAVRGLMKVNVRNRFAVGDWLEIIHPAGNSDVLLTSMENVDAQPMTVAPGSGHTVWLPLPESAVGAFVARYVNPPETGVAPSEGVSAL
- the aroC gene encoding chorismate synthase, with the translated sequence MSGNTFGQLFAVTNFGESHGPAIGCVIDGCPPGLALSEADIQPDLDRRRPGTSQFVTQRNEPDTVEILSGVFEGKTTGTPICLLIKNTDQRSKDYGNIVQTFRPGHADYAYFQKYGIRDPRGGGRSSARLTAPMVAAGAVAKKWLAEKYGTTFRGCMTQVGELPIAFESWEFVSKNPFFAPVADVSALEDYMAALRKRGDSCGARLRVSASNVPVGLGEPLFDKMDADIAYAMMGINAVKGVEIGAGFASVAQLGSSHGDSLSPAGFKGNNAGGTLGGISSGQDLEVSVAIKPTSSILTPRESIDTTGQSTEVITKGRHDPCVGIRATPILESMLALVVMDHALRHRAQCGDVVHSLSPIAAQA
- a CDS encoding CBS domain-containing protein, whose product is MKVADILRIKGNTLYTVSPSEPLIQALALMAERDIGSLVVMEHGDLVGMLTVRELTQILVKTGGSIGTTIVRTAMDDAPLTCTTQTDMDEVRRMMLDRHARYMPVMDNHMLMGVISFHDVARAVVDSQNFENKMLKAYIHDWPEGENPDDGPKL
- a CDS encoding porin family protein, which translates into the protein MHKTLRLTAGLLAVAASFTLVGVAQAQSTSNNTNAAPYYRAGGSYFDFNAGKSDYSLSDGVGIWDKDDSDNAYSAHIGSYFNENVGMELGYTDFGQISRAGGSTKARGISLSLVGKFPVSPSFNLLGKIGTTYSDTDTSANGFSGIQTGSEHGFGVNYGVGAEYAFTPKWSILLQYESHDLKFAGDNKERVDVTSLGVRYSY